TGAGCGCCGCCTGAAGAAGGCGCAATCGCGGTTCACCAACCGGGCTGCCCGCGACCGGTGGCAGGGCTCCTCCGGCGCCTATCGACTGCAGTTCCGTTGGTCCCAGGCCAGCCGGCACCTTGAGGACCTCGCCCGTGGCTAAGAGCACTCTGGATCCGGAAACGCGGCTCCTCTACAGCGATAGCCTCAAGGCCCCCTTCGGCTACGAGTTCGATGGCGGCATCGCCACGACGTTCTCGATGGATTTCGAGACAGCCCTCTCCGTGCCGGTCAGTCTGGCGTTCTTCTCGTCCAAGAGCCGCGACGAGATCCTCGAAGATCCCGTGACACTTCTCGAATCTGCGGAGCGCACAGCCGAGAAGCTGGTCGTCTACGTGGACGCTGGTCAGATCCACGCAGACGTTCGTCAAGGCTCGAGACTCGCCTCCCTGCTCGAGAAGGCGGTCGTTGAGGTGAAGGCGCCGAACGAAGGCAGCTTCCACCCCAAGCTCTGGGCGTTGCGCTTCAAGCCTCTCGACCGCGATCGGCCAGCGCTCATGCGGCTGCTGATCTTGTCCCGCAATCTGACTCGCGACAGGTCCTGGGATGCAGCCATGTGCCTCGACGGCGAACGCGGCACGAAGCCGTTCGCCTCCAACAAGCCGCTGCACGATCTCATCGCGGCCTTGCCCGGAATGGCTGTCGGCGAAACCCAAGCTGCTCGCCGCGCCATGACCTTGGCCATGGCCAACGACCTCCGTTACGTGCACTGGGATCGGCCGCCCGGTTGCGACGCCATGGAATTCCATGTCAACGGCGTCGGCTCGCATGGATGGAAGCCGACCCGGAGCAAGCGCATCGCGATCATGTCGCCATTCGTCGAACCCGGAGCACTCAGGTACCTCGTGGATCTCGCCGATCAGGCTCCGAAGCTGATCAGTCGTCCTGACCAGCTCGTCTGTTTGCCCGGAGACGTCCTCGGCCGATTCAAGGAAGTAGCGGTGCTCGACGAGATGGCAGAGACCGAAGACGGGGAGGAACCCTATCGCAACGAGCAGCAAGGCCTTCACGCCAAGGTCTTCATCCAGGAGGACGGCAAGGACGTAAGGCTCACCTTGGGTTCCGGAAACGCGACGAATTCGGCACTTCTTCCCGGGGGCCGCGCGACGTCCAACGTCGAGGTCTTCGCCACGCTCCATGGCCTGCGCAAACATCTCGGTGGGATCGACGAGATCCTGGGCGAAACCGGCTTCGGTCGGATGACGCGGACATTCCAACCTGACGAGGCGGAACCACCCGATCCAGCCGATGTCTCGGCTGATCAGAACCTTTTGCAGGCACGCAGGGCACTTGCACGTGGCGCACTGCTCCTTCGCTGCGAAGCCGAGGAGGAGGATGGTGTCAAGCGTTGGAAGCTGTGGCTCGTTCCGCCGAAGGACGATCTGCAACTTGACAAGCTCGGTCGGGTGCGGGCCTGGCCCATCACCTTGGGCGAAGGACACGCTCGAGATGCCCTGGCCGGCATTCGCAGCGGATCGCCGATCGACCTCGGCACGATGTCCCTTGTCGATCTGACAAGCTTCATTGCCCTTGAGATCACCGATGACGCCACTGGTCGCACCGAACTCTTCAGCACCGGCTTGACCGTGGAAGGCATGCCCGAGGAGCGAGACCTCGCGATCCTCAACCACGTGATCGACAGCAGGCAGAAGTTCATGGCGTACCTGCGGCTCCTGCTGGCTTCCTTCATCGATCAACCATTGCCGCCGCTGGGCCCGAACGGAAAGGGCAAACGATTCTGGGGCAGCGGCGCCGCCGACGCCCCCCTGTTCGAGGACCTGGTCCGTGCGCTGTGCGCCGGTGATGGTCGTCTCGCGACAGTCGATCGGCTGATCAGGCGGCTCTCACGCGAAACCGACGCCGTTGCGGAGGATCGCGTCCCGGCCGAATTCAAGGAGCTGTGGCAAGTGTTTCGTACCGTCCTGGAGGCTTCCGATGCGCGGTGAACCATTCGACGCTACGGCGTCGCTCGTCCAGCTCAAGCGGTTCCAGCGGCGCACGGTCGATTACGTCTTCGACCGCTTGCATGGACCCGATCCGGTCCGGCACTTCCTCGTGGCCGACGAGGTTGGCCTGGGCAAGACCATGATCGCCCGCGGCATCGTCGCAAAGACGATCGAGAAGCTGTGGCCCACGGCCAAGCGCATCGACATCCTCTACATCTGCTCCAACCAGGCCATAGCCGCACAGAATCTCAATCGGCTGAACGTGCTGGGCAAGGAGGCGATGGCTTTGCCAACACGCATCACGCTCATGCCCCTGCGGATGCGCAGTAAGGACAAGGAAGACGCTATCGCCCGCAACGGCGTTAACTTCATCAGCCTGACGCCCGACACCACCTTCAACCTCCATTCCACCACCGGTGTCATGGAGGAGCGCGCGTTTCTCTTCAGACTTCTCGAGCCCTTTGCTCGCTTCACGCCTCTCAAGAATGCCCTGCAGGTCGGCGCCAGCGTCGACAAGTGGAAGGGCGAAGTCGATCGGATGTCTCTCGATGGAATCGACAAGACCATCATTCGCCGTTTCCGATCCATCGTTTCGAAGAACAAGGGATTGCTCGCCGATCTCGACGCGGTATGCGAGTTGTTCGCCCGCCGCCGACCGAATTACCCGAATGAGACGCTTTGGGCCCGGAATGCTCTCGTCGGCAAGCTGAGGAAGGTGCTGTCGCAGGCCTGCATCGTCGCCTTGAAGCCAGACCTGATCATCCTCGACGAGTTTCAACGCTTTCGCGAGCTGCTGTCCGGCGCAGGAGATGCTGGGGAGCTTGCACGCGCCCTGTTCGAGTACGGCGACCAGGAATCCGGTGCGCGAACGCTTCTTCTTTCCGCCACTCCCTATAAGATGCTGACGTTGTCGGAAGACGCTTCGGACGACGGCGACCATTACGGCGACTTCCTCAAGACGGTCGGCTTCCTTCATGGTCATGACCGCGCCGCTGCCGTAGCCGACGAACTCGACGTCGAGATGAGACAGTTCCGCCGTTTCCTTCAACAGTTCCCAGAGGGGACCAAACGGGCCAAGCAGGTGCGTGCCGGCATCGAGCGGCGCCTGAAAAGGGTGATGACCCGCACGGAACGGGTGGACAGCACCAGCGACAAGGATTCGATGCTCACGGAACCCGTCATGCAAGCGAAGATCGCACCCATCGATCTTCACCATGCGGCAGTCGCGGCAGAGGTGGCTCGCGTCGCCGGCGCTCCGGAGATCATCGAGTACTGGAAGTCGGCACCTTATTTGCTCAATTTCATGCGGGACTATGCTCTTAAGAAACTGCTGAAGAAAGCAGTGGAGGAGTCCGACCCAGCGCTGGTCGCGGCCGTTGCCAAAGCAGAAGCCCACTCCCTGAAGCCGGACGTCATCGACAAGTACCAGCCCATCGACCCTGGCAACGCTCGGCTTCGAGCACTTATGTCGGACCTGTTCGATGACGGCCTCGATCAGCAGCTCTGGATCGCACCGTCGCTGCCCTACTATGGCTCGGCGCCAAGCGGCCGAGCCTCGACCAAGGCTCTGGTCTTCTCGGCGTGGCAAATGGTGCCCGACGCTTTGGCAGCTCTCATCTCTTATGAGGTCGAGCGCCGAATGGGCGCTGCGGCGACGAACCGCGACTACAGCAGCGCCACCAAGCGGCGACCTCTGCAGTTCTCGGTGGAGAATGGCCGACCCACCGCCCTGCGCTCGGTCAACCTCATCTACCCTTCTCCGTTGCTGGCCGAAGCAGGCGATCCATTGCACATCTTCGCGGCGAGCCCCGAACGGCTCAGCCTCGAGGAAATGCGCCAGGCAGTTCGCGAAAGCATCTCTTCGAAACTGGTCGGGCACCCCCGAAGCGAAGCCGGGGATTCTTCTGCGACGCGGGACTGGGAATGGTCGGCAGCCGCCTGCGTGGATGCCGTCGCCGGCAATCGCGCTCTCGAGTGGTTGCAAGGCGATGCTTTTGCCTGGACCCGTAACGAAGCCGGATTTCGCGATCACGTCGCCGAATTGAGACGCGCGACAGGAGCCTCTCCTGCCCCTCTCCATGACGCTGCGATCGAACTCCTCGTGGATCTTGCGCTTGGAAGCCCGGCGGTTTGTGCGGTTCGTGCCCTGCGACGTATCGCGCCAGAACTCGCCTTCGACGACCCGGTCCTGCTCGAAGCGGCGGCCCACGTCGCCTGGGGCTTCCGCACGCTCTTCAATCAGCATGAGGCGGTGGCGCTGCTGCGTCAGGAGAGCGAGGAGCATTATTGGCGCAGCGTTCTTGCTCATTGCGCCGCGCACAACCTGCAAGCAGTCCTCGACGAGTACGCCCACTACCTGTTGGAAGGCGAAGGTCTCCTAGGTGCCGCTCCGGCCGATCGGGCGTCGCGCGTGGCGCAGGCGATGGTCAATGCCCTCTCCATTCGGCCGTCGCAGATCGAAGCCGACGACATCAGCGTGGAGAACGGACGCATCGTTTTCCGCGATCCCATCAAGATGCGCGGTCGTTTCGCCATGCGGCTCGCCGAGGTTAAGGACGATGAGGGTGGTTCCGTCCGACTGTCCACAGTCCGGGAAGCTTTCAACTCGCCGTTCCGTCCGTTCGTGCTGGCGACGACCTCCATCGGGCAGGAGGGACTGGACTTCCACCCCTATTGCCACCGCGTGTACCATTGGAACCTCCCCGGTAATCCAGTCGACCTCGAACAGCGGGAGGGGCGCGTCCATCGATTTAAGGGACATGCCGTACGCTTGAACGTGGCCGCGGCGCATGCCGATGACCTGCGGCGCAGTCGAAAGGCGATCGAGGACCCGTGGGGCACGATGTTCGCAGCTGCGCGGCGCGCGACGAATAGCCAGGACGAACTCATTCCATACTGGATCTACGAAGGCCCGACGAAGGTGGAACGACGCGTGCCCATGCTGCCCTTCAGTCGAGAGGAGAAGCGACTGGAATGGCTCAAGCGGAGCTTGACGGTCTACCGCCTCGCGTTCGGTCAACCGAGACAGGACGACCTGTTGGCGCACCTTGTGAGGCTCGTTGGCGAAGGCATCGATGCGAGCGCGTTCGACGATCTCCAGATCCGGTTGCGGCCTTGAACGCGCTTCGACCTTGGTCTTCGCGTCCGGCTCTCTCGTGCTGTCCGGTCAAAGATGCCCGGCTGACGCCGATCAAAGGACCTGCCGCCACCCAAATGCGGATTTGCGCCCCATTTCGGACTTACACAGTCTCGGACGCATGCCCTGAAAGCGGACGCTGCGGTTTTAGATTGCCAAGGCCAGTAAGGCGGACAGCGGTTGTTCGCTGCAAGTGCATTGTGAACGCTGCGTCCTTAAGAGCTTTCTTCGCACCGGGCGGAAACCGTCAGGCCGCGCGGAATGCATGGGCGAGGCGATTCAAGTTCGTCAGACTCTCGTCTGATGTTTCTAGAACACCCTGCCATTCTTCTTTGAGCTTCGCGCAAGGTTCGCTCGCGATAATGCTGCGAATCGGCTCTTGACGAAGGATAGTGGATGACGCGCGGGAATAATAACGACGAAGAGCGGAAGTTCGATGCGCTACTGAGGTCGATCAACCCAGGAAACGTCTATTTCGTGACGGGAAAGAACGGCTCGGGCAAATCCCGGTTCTTCGCATATGCTACAAAAGAACTGTGCCAAGCCCAGATTCGCAACAGGTTCCAGCCGGCTCGACTGCTTTGTCTATCGGGTACGTTGTACGACAAGTACCCTCCCATTATCTACAAACCGAGGGTCTCCAACAGCGACGTCGTTTATCTCGGCAACAAAGTGAATAACAATATGGTGTCTGGCACCGCCCCGTTTCGGGTTCTGTGTCTTTACATGCTGCGCCATATCGTTTCTCCGATCTTATGGGCCTCCATCAAGCAAGCGTTGGCGCGCCTGAATTTTGAATCCCGTGTGACTTTCAGATTTCGAGAGCGCTCGCCTGGCAAATCAGACGCTTTCGGCGACCTTTCTCATGAATTGACCTGTGACCTCCTCGATTCTCCGCAGGATATGGAAATGATCGATCGATACGTCGGGCTTCTTTCATCCGGTCGTATCAAACTGGCGGACATGAGCTTCTTCCGCGACGGCACGGCCTACTGGCTTGGAGATCTCAGCTCGGGCGAAAAACAGTATGCGATTGCGATCTTGGGCTTCATCTACTGTGGCAACGAACGTTGCACGGTCTTCTATGACGAACCAGAAAACTCGCTTCACCCGGCCTGGCAGTTGAGCATCGTCAAAGATCTGGTCGAAATCGCAGATAATCAGCTTCTCGACGCAACCCTCGTCATCGCAACGCACTCGCCTTTGATCGCAAGCAGCGTGCGCAACGGTAATGTCCACGTATGCGACCTTCCTGCCGATCAGGCATGGCAGCGCGTCGACCTCTACGGTCGCGCGAGCGACACGGTTCTCCGCGAGCAGTTTCATCTCTTTTCTGCTCGATCGCCGGAGGTTGCCGTGATCATCAACAAGTGCCTTTCATTTATCGCCCGGAATGACACGGACGGCGTTGCCTTCCGGGAGGTGCAAGCTGAATTGCGGACCAAGAATCTAGACCTCACCCCGGACGATCCCGCAGCGGAAATCGTCACGACAATTCTGGGGATTTGAGCGCGATGGCACGACTTAACCCTGTTGCCAGGAGGGCGCTGAAGCGGAAAGCGTTTAGGAAGCCCATTGCCGATTATCTGGCTCGCGTAGTTGAGTGGGACCATTCAGCGCTAAAGCCCGTGAAGGACCTCGTACGGATCTTCCTCAGGCTCGAGCAGGACGAGATTTGTCCGTATTGCCAACGGCTGATCATTCCGGAGCGCCGGAACATGACCGAGCACATCGAGCACTATCTGGACAAGTCACACGCCGAGTATCGAAAGTTTGGCTTCACGGCCACAAATCTCGTTCTGGCTTGCATTGGTTGCAATATGACGAAGACCACGCGGGACCTCGTTGTCGACGGCAAGGCGAAGCCTATTCATCTAACGATTGCCGAGGCTCCGTTCCGCTGGCCTCATCCTTATTTTGACGACATAACAGAATCCCTCCACAAAGCGCCGGGACCGGTCTATTCAGCTATTCCCGGTTCGCTACGCCAAGCAGAAACTGAACAGATGATCACGGATCTTAAGCTCGATACGCTTGAGAATGCGGAGTCTCATCACGGTCGTCTTCTCGCGGAACAGAACCGGCTTTGGGAGGAGGTAAATGCCCTGATGAAACAAATGACGCCCGAGAACATGGCCAAACTCGAGCCGTTGCATGCGAGGCTCCAAAGGATCAGCAGGGAATTGAACTGATCGCCGTATAGGACGCGATGTTGAAATCCAGCTAACGTTAGGGGGTGTCCGCAAATTTCTATGTCCGCTTTTCGCGCCAGTCGCTTTGCCAACAGACGGTCGGCTTCCGGCCCGCTTCGGACATCGGGTTTCGCCCAGCGCAAGGTCCGGGTTGGGTCAACCAAAGCCCTTGAGCGGGGTCCCGCGAAGGTCTCGATCCCGCTCCATTGCGGAAATACGGCCAAGGTCCGCCCGGTGCCATAACGAGACCTTCCCGATATCGCACGGCGATTCATGATAGAAGAAGCCAAGGGCGGGGCGCCATGTGCACCCCGCCCTTGGATGTGCGGCTTTCCTTTATCAGCAAGTCTGCCGGAATGGTCCTCACCGGGTCTCGAAGCGCCAGGTGAAGTTGCCTTTCAGTGCATGCTCCTGCGCCCGCTGATCGACCTGTCCGGCATAGGACACGCCCAGCGTCATGTCCTTGTTGATCTGCCAGTCCAGCCCGGTCTCGGCCACAAAGGCATTGCGGTCGATGGGGACGCCGGAGACCTCAAAGGCCGACACTCCCTCCGAGAACGCTAGCAGCGCTGCCGGATTCACGTCGCCAAAAGCATGCCGCCAGCCCACCAGGCCACGCAGGGTGAGCGGCAGGTCGGTGCCAAGCTGCGTCTCCGCGCGGATGCCGAGGGTGGTGGTGCCGAGCTCATAGCTGCGGCCATAGCCAACCAGCACGGCGGGACCACCGTCCTCGCGGAAGCCGTCCATGTGCAGGCGCATCACGGAGGCGCCGAGGAACGGCTCCAGCTTCACCTTGCCAAGGCCGAACTCGTAGCCGACCTCGCCGAAAGCCATCAGGGTCGAGCCGTCATAGGAGGCGCTTGCTCGGTCGCCGAAGCCCGGGAACGCGATGGTGCGGTTCACGTCCACATCGTGATGGGCGTAGAGCATGCCGAGGCGGACATTGACCGCGTCCCACTTCGCAGCCCCATAGAGAGAGCCGAACACAGTCTCGTTCGTGCCCGAGGACAGCCGTCCGTCGATGTCGAAGGAGGTGCTTATGAAGCCGCCCGCAACACCGATGCGATAGGTCTCGTCCATCCTCGTCTCGGCACCGAGAACGAAGCCACCCGTGGAGGTGTCCAGTCCGGCCGCGTTGCCGTTGGAGTGGACCTTGCCCCACGAGCCAAAGCCCACGCCCCAGAGCGCAAAGCGCCGCGGATCGAACGCCGGCGCCATGGCAATCGCTTGCGAAGAGCCGCCGGGCCGGTCGGCGGCATAGGCCACGGCGTACCCGCCTTGGCCAAGGGTGGGCAGGGAGCCCATCGGATGGCGCAGGCGATGAAGGACCGCGTCCTGCACGAGCTGATCATCGCCATAGGAGACGGCCACGGCGGATGCATGGACTTCGCCCGAAAGGGCGTCGAAGGCCTGACGGGCGCCCTCCTCGCTCGCGCCGAGCACGGTCTCGAACAGGTCGTTGCCGAAGCCCAGCCTCTCGACCGCGTCCGCAACGCGGTACTGGTTAATGGTCGTCGCCACGGAGTTGAAGATCAGGCCACCGCCGCCCTTGTCATTCTCGTTCGGCTCGCTCTTGCGCTCGAGCAGGGTCAGGGTGACAGCGTCAGGCCCGTAGTCGAGAACCGGGTTCAGGAACGCAAACTGGTGCTCCACCTTCGTGTCCCTGAACTGCCCCGTGACCCCCTGCTTGGCGGTCAGGATGGTGTAGGGCGAGAGCGAGTACCGGCCCTGATCCGGGAGAATGCGAACGGTGCCGCCATTCAGGGTAGCGGTGCCGGTGGCCGCAATCCTGTCGGACTGCTCGGAGCCGTTGATCTCGACCTGGAAGATCGAACCCGGTGCAAAGCTGACATTGCCACTGACATTCAGCGTGCCGATCGAGTTGCCCGGAGCGACCATGCCGCCGCTCTGGACCGCGATCCCGCCCACTGTACCGGTGCCGCTCAATGAGCCGCCGGAGACAGTCACGATGGACTGTGCCAGCGAGCCGTCGACCGCCAGGCGGCCCTCGTCGATCATGGTGTTTCCGGAAAAGCTGCTTGTCCCAGCCAGGGTCAATACGCCCGGTCCGTTCTTGGTGAGAGAGCCGGAGCCAGAAATGCCGCCTTGAAGCGTCTGAGCAGACGCGTTTGTAACCGTAAGGCTGCCCGTGGCGAGGTTCACTCCTCCGTTGATAACGGAGCCGTCCATGAGGGTGAGCGTATTGGTTCCGCCCGTGAAGTTGATTGCGGTCCCGTAGGTCATGCCAACGTTGCGACCACCCGAGATCTCGCCAGAGTTGGTGATCGACAGGTCTGCTCCTGCAATACCAGCACCGGCAATTCCGTCGATACCGGGAATCGGTGCTGGACCTTTTGCTCCGGCATCGCCGCCGAGGACGGTGCCCTGGTTGGTGATGACGGTTTGGCTAGCCGCGATACCCGCCCCACCGTTTCCTCCGTCGCCGGCTCGCCGAATAAATGCACCGCCGCCTGTGCCACCATTCCCGCCAGCTACGGTACCGGAGCGTGTGACCATAACAGTGTTGGAAGCGCCCTGAAGATAAAGGCCGGCACCACCGTCCCCGCCTGCACCACCACTCACTCCACTTCCGCCTCGACCTCCATTGCCGCCGACGTAATCGCGACCGACGATCACCTCTGCGGTGGACCTGACGACCGCACCGGAACCGCCGGCCCCGCCTCCACCGCCGCCAGCCCCCATACTGTCTCCGCCGTTGCCGCCTCTGCCACCCCAGAGATGGCCTGCCGGCAGGGGACCTGCTGTAACATCAGCCGCGTGCGCGCCTCCGCCGCCCCCGCCGCCCCCGGTGTAGGCATCGGAAGACGAAGCACCATCGGCGCCATGCCGAGAGCCCGCCGTTCCGCCGGCACCGCCAGCGGACGGGTTGCGCGGGAGGCCTTCGCGTGTGCCGGGCTGGCCGCCCTTACCGCCGCCAGCGGCTCCTCCGCCTCCGCCTCCGCCGCCATCAGCGCCAGCCTGCCAGTCGGCACCGATCCCGCCGTTTGCTCCAGTGCTGCCGCTGCCTCCAGAGCCACCGGATACCTTGCCGGCCGAATCGCCAGCGCCGCCGCGGCCGCCATCCGCCCTCGCCGGCATGGGGCTGGTGGCAAGGATGACGATGCCCACCAGAGCAGTTGTCATGAACAGCGTGTGGCGGAACGCACGTCGCAGACGCAGCGCCGCTGCTGGCCAGACAAGGCAGGCACCAGGATTGCTTGCTCTCAGGGGGAGAGATGGTAACTGGTCCTGCGAATTGCGGTTGTGCCCCATGCTTGCCCCCGGTCGGAAAACTCTGTTTCGCTCATACCTTCGCGGCGGATGGCCGCGATGCGTTTGACGAGCTTTGGAGGCGCTATAGCACTATTTTCCTCAAGCCACTTGTCCATCCGTCTCAGGAACTTGTCCGTATGTCTTAAGAGACGTGTCTGAGCGTCTGTGTTTTCGCCGGCGGGTGAAGAATTAGGTCTGGGGTTGCGCTGAAGTCACAGGGCGTCATCGCCCTGTCGGATCGATGGTTAGAGGCATCTTTTGCGCTTTTGGGGAGATCACTCAGGGGGATGGGAACCGTGGGAAATGCCGAGCGCCTTCGAATACGACGGCGACGAGCGACCTGCGGCTGGCCTATCGCGTCGCTCCTTTGCCCTGGAGGATCCTGGTGCCGGAGTCGTTTGGCCACAGGATAGAGTGGAGGGTGCTCCTGCCAGCCTGACGCTCCTGACATACGCATCCCGGTAGACCAGCGGCGTCATCACGTGGGTGCTGCTAAGGTCCGGATCGGGTCAAACTTTCACCTTCAAGTCGCACAATGAACGTCGGCTCATGACTGCCGAAGCAGACCAAGCGCTTACGTCCTAGGAGTGCCAAAAGCGGTCGTTTGCGCAATGTCGCGGCACGCCAATCACTCCTGCTCACGCTGATCCTGTCCCAGCCGTTCCTGGGGTGTCAGCTTGTGATCGTGCAGAAAACCGGACACTCATTGTGGATGCTGTCGAATTGGCCCGGGTTCAATCGACATTGGTGTGGTAGCCCAGTCCGGGCTGCCGGCATCAGGAGAACAGCCTTGAAATACATGCTCATGATCTATCGCGACGAAGCAGCCTTCGCTCCCGGCCAAACGAGCGGCGCCCACTCCGGCGCTTATATTGCGTATGCGGAGGCTCTGAAAGCGGCAGGTGTCCTGGTTGGGGGTGACCGCCTCCAGCCGTCGTCCACGGCCAGCACCCTGCGGGCAGTCAACGGAACACCCGCGATCCTCGATGGGCCCTACGCCGACACAAAGGAGCAGTTCGGCGGCTTTTACATCATTGACGTCCCAGATCTCGACGCAGCCCTTCAATGGGCAGCGCGATGCCCAGCTACGGCACAGGGGGCCGTCGAGGTCCGTCCGATGTGGGTTGTCTGACAATATGGAAGCGACCAGACGCGATCCGCAAGCCGGAGAGGCGGCAGAGCGGGTTGCCCGGCATTCTTATGGCAAACTGGTCGCCTATCTCGCCGCGAGGACCCGGGACATCGCGGGGGCAGAGGACGCCTTGTCCGAAGCCTTCGCGGCCGCTCTCGATCAATGGGAGACCAACGGTATCCCATATAGCCCGGAGGGATGGCTCCTGACCGTTGCCCGACGGCGGATGATCGACACGGCACGGCAGAGGGAAACCCGAGCAGGCGCGGCCGAACATCTCAAGCTGCTCGTGGACGAACTGCGGGACGCTGGTGATGGCTCGGACATCCCCGACCAGCGCCTGCGGCTGATGTTCGCCTGCGCCCATCCGGCCATCGACCGGCAGATCCGCAGCCCCCTCATTCTTCAGACGATCCTCGGCTTCGATGCCGCCACCATCGCGGGCTGCTACCTGGTCTCCCCGGCCACGATGGGGCAGCGCCTCGTCAGGGCCAAGACCAAGATCAAGCAGGCCGGGATCGCCTTTCGGCTGCCGGACCACGCGGAGATGCCGGAGCGGCTCGATGCCGTGCTGGAGGCGATCTATGCGGCCTTCGCCGAAGGCTGGTCCGATCCATCCGGAACGGACCAGCGCCGAAGGGAACTCGCGCAAGAGGCGCTCTGGCTCGGCCGGCTGGTCGCGAGGCTTCTGCCCGATGAACCCGAGGTGCTCGGCCTCCTCGCCCTCATGCTTCACCTCGAGGCGCGTCGAGGCGCGCGGCGCGATCACCAAGGCGCCTACATTCCCTTGAATGACCAGGACCCGTCGAGGTGGCACGCCATGCTCATCGGCGAGGCCGAGGACATTCTGCTCGGGGCAAGCCACATGGGCCGCATTGGCCGTTACCAGCTTGAGGCGGCCATGCAATCCGCCCATGCGGTCCGTCGGTTCGGCCAGACTCCGGACTGGACGGTGTTGGAAACGCTGTACGACGCACTTCTGGCGATCACCGGTTCCCCCGTTGTGGCCATCAACCGGGCGATGGTGATTGCAGAAGCCCGGAGTCCCGAGGATGGGTTGGCCATCCTGTGCGAAGTCGAAAACGATCAGCGCCTCGCCGGATACCAGCCTTATTGGGCCGCCCGAGCAGAACTCCTGGCCCGCTGCGGACAGCCAGCCGCAGCCGATCAGGCTTATGCTTGCGCGA
This window of the Microvirga sp. TS319 genome carries:
- a CDS encoding phospholipase D family protein — encoded protein: MAKSTLDPETRLLYSDSLKAPFGYEFDGGIATTFSMDFETALSVPVSLAFFSSKSRDEILEDPVTLLESAERTAEKLVVYVDAGQIHADVRQGSRLASLLEKAVVEVKAPNEGSFHPKLWALRFKPLDRDRPALMRLLILSRNLTRDRSWDAAMCLDGERGTKPFASNKPLHDLIAALPGMAVGETQAARRAMTLAMANDLRYVHWDRPPGCDAMEFHVNGVGSHGWKPTRSKRIAIMSPFVEPGALRYLVDLADQAPKLISRPDQLVCLPGDVLGRFKEVAVLDEMAETEDGEEPYRNEQQGLHAKVFIQEDGKDVRLTLGSGNATNSALLPGGRATSNVEVFATLHGLRKHLGGIDEILGETGFGRMTRTFQPDEAEPPDPADVSADQNLLQARRALARGALLLRCEAEEEDGVKRWKLWLVPPKDDLQLDKLGRVRAWPITLGEGHARDALAGIRSGSPIDLGTMSLVDLTSFIALEITDDATGRTELFSTGLTVEGMPEERDLAILNHVIDSRQKFMAYLRLLLASFIDQPLPPLGPNGKGKRFWGSGAADAPLFEDLVRALCAGDGRLATVDRLIRRLSRETDAVAEDRVPAEFKELWQVFRTVLEASDAR
- a CDS encoding helicase-related protein, whose product is MRGEPFDATASLVQLKRFQRRTVDYVFDRLHGPDPVRHFLVADEVGLGKTMIARGIVAKTIEKLWPTAKRIDILYICSNQAIAAQNLNRLNVLGKEAMALPTRITLMPLRMRSKDKEDAIARNGVNFISLTPDTTFNLHSTTGVMEERAFLFRLLEPFARFTPLKNALQVGASVDKWKGEVDRMSLDGIDKTIIRRFRSIVSKNKGLLADLDAVCELFARRRPNYPNETLWARNALVGKLRKVLSQACIVALKPDLIILDEFQRFRELLSGAGDAGELARALFEYGDQESGARTLLLSATPYKMLTLSEDASDDGDHYGDFLKTVGFLHGHDRAAAVADELDVEMRQFRRFLQQFPEGTKRAKQVRAGIERRLKRVMTRTERVDSTSDKDSMLTEPVMQAKIAPIDLHHAAVAAEVARVAGAPEIIEYWKSAPYLLNFMRDYALKKLLKKAVEESDPALVAAVAKAEAHSLKPDVIDKYQPIDPGNARLRALMSDLFDDGLDQQLWIAPSLPYYGSAPSGRASTKALVFSAWQMVPDALAALISYEVERRMGAAATNRDYSSATKRRPLQFSVENGRPTALRSVNLIYPSPLLAEAGDPLHIFAASPERLSLEEMRQAVRESISSKLVGHPRSEAGDSSATRDWEWSAAACVDAVAGNRALEWLQGDAFAWTRNEAGFRDHVAELRRATGASPAPLHDAAIELLVDLALGSPAVCAVRALRRIAPELAFDDPVLLEAAAHVAWGFRTLFNQHEAVALLRQESEEHYWRSVLAHCAAHNLQAVLDEYAHYLLEGEGLLGAAPADRASRVAQAMVNALSIRPSQIEADDISVENGRIVFRDPIKMRGRFAMRLAEVKDDEGGSVRLSTVREAFNSPFRPFVLATTSIGQEGLDFHPYCHRVYHWNLPGNPVDLEQREGRVHRFKGHAVRLNVAAAHADDLRRSRKAIEDPWGTMFAAARRATNSQDELIPYWIYEGPTKVERRVPMLPFSREEKRLEWLKRSLTVYRLAFGQPRQDDLLAHLVRLVGEGIDASAFDDLQIRLRP
- a CDS encoding AAA family ATPase — translated: MTRGNNNDEERKFDALLRSINPGNVYFVTGKNGSGKSRFFAYATKELCQAQIRNRFQPARLLCLSGTLYDKYPPIIYKPRVSNSDVVYLGNKVNNNMVSGTAPFRVLCLYMLRHIVSPILWASIKQALARLNFESRVTFRFRERSPGKSDAFGDLSHELTCDLLDSPQDMEMIDRYVGLLSSGRIKLADMSFFRDGTAYWLGDLSSGEKQYAIAILGFIYCGNERCTVFYDEPENSLHPAWQLSIVKDLVEIADNQLLDATLVIATHSPLIASSVRNGNVHVCDLPADQAWQRVDLYGRASDTVLREQFHLFSARSPEVAVIINKCLSFIARNDTDGVAFREVQAELRTKNLDLTPDDPAAEIVTTILGI
- a CDS encoding autotransporter domain-containing protein; translated protein: MTTALVGIVILATSPMPARADGGRGGAGDSAGKVSGGSGGSGSTGANGGIGADWQAGADGGGGGGGGAAGGGKGGQPGTREGLPRNPSAGGAGGTAGSRHGADGASSSDAYTGGGGGGGGAHAADVTAGPLPAGHLWGGRGGNGGDSMGAGGGGGGAGGSGAVVRSTAEVIVGRDYVGGNGGRGGSGVSGGAGGDGGAGLYLQGASNTVMVTRSGTVAGGNGGTGGGAFIRRAGDGGNGGAGIAASQTVITNQGTVLGGDAGAKGPAPIPGIDGIAGAGIAGADLSITNSGEISGGRNVGMTYGTAINFTGGTNTLTLMDGSVINGGVNLATGSLTVTNASAQTLQGGISGSGSLTKNGPGVLTLAGTSSFSGNTMIDEGRLAVDGSLAQSIVTVSGGSLSGTGTVGGIAVQSGGMVAPGNSIGTLNVSGNVSFAPGSIFQVEINGSEQSDRIAATGTATLNGGTVRILPDQGRYSLSPYTILTAKQGVTGQFRDTKVEHQFAFLNPVLDYGPDAVTLTLLERKSEPNENDKGGGGLIFNSVATTINQYRVADAVERLGFGNDLFETVLGASEEGARQAFDALSGEVHASAVAVSYGDDQLVQDAVLHRLRHPMGSLPTLGQGGYAVAYAADRPGGSSQAIAMAPAFDPRRFALWGVGFGSWGKVHSNGNAAGLDTSTGGFVLGAETRMDETYRIGVAGGFISTSFDIDGRLSSGTNETVFGSLYGAAKWDAVNVRLGMLYAHHDVDVNRTIAFPGFGDRASASYDGSTLMAFGEVGYEFGLGKVKLEPFLGASVMRLHMDGFREDGGPAVLVGYGRSYELGTTTLGIRAETQLGTDLPLTLRGLVGWRHAFGDVNPAALLAFSEGVSAFEVSGVPIDRNAFVAETGLDWQINKDMTLGVSYAGQVDQRAQEHALKGNFTWRFETR